The following proteins are co-located in the Eptesicus fuscus isolate TK198812 chromosome 9, DD_ASM_mEF_20220401, whole genome shotgun sequence genome:
- the PLOD1 gene encoding procollagen-lysine,2-oxoglutarate 5-dioxygenase 1, producing the protein MRPLLLLAPLGWLLLAKAKGDAKPEDNLLVLTVATKETEGFRRFKRSAQFFNYKIQALGLGEDWQGEKATSAGGGLKVRLLKKALEKHADKENLVILFTDSYDVVFASGPRELLKKFRQARSQVVFSAEELIYPDRRLEAKYPVVSDGKRFLGSGGFIGYAPSLSKLVAEWEGQDSDSDQLFYTKIFLDKEKRERINITLDHRCRIFQNLDGALDEVVLKFEMGHVRARNLAYDTLPVLIHGNGPTKLQLNYLGNYIPRFWTFETGCVVCDEGLRSLKGIGDEALPSVLVGVFIEQPTPFLSLFFKRLLRLHYPQKRMRLFIHNHEKHHKAQVEQFLAEHGGEYQSVKLVGPEMQVANADARNMGADLCRQDHGCTYYFSVDADVALTEPQILRLLIEQNKNVIAPLMTRHGRLWSNFWGALSADGYYARSEDYVDIVQGRRVGVWNVPYISNVYLMKGSALRAELQQTDLFRHSKLDPDMAFCANIRQQDVFMFLTNRHTFGHLLSLDNYQTTHLHNDLWEVFSNPEDWKEKYIHENYTKALAGKLVEMPCPDVYWFPIFTETACDELVEEMEHYGQWSVGDNKDNRIQGGYENVPTIDIHMNQISFEREWHKFLVEYIAPVTEKLYPGYYTRAQFDLAFVVRYKPDEQPSLMPHHDASTFTINIALNRVGVDYEGGGCRFLRYNCSIKAPRKGWALMHPGRLTHYHEGLPTTKGTRYIAVSFVDP; encoded by the exons ACAACCTCTTAGTTCTCACGGTGGCCACGAAGGAGACCGAGGGGTTCCGACGCTTCAAGCGCTCAGCCCAGTTCTTCAATTACAAGATCCAG gcactgggcctgggggaggactGGCAAGGAGAGAAGGCAACATCGGCGGGTGGAGGGCTGAAGGTTCGGCTGCTGAAGAAAGCTCTGGAGAAGCATGCAGACAAGGAGAACCTGGTCATTCTCTTCACAGACAG CTACGACGTGGTGTTTGCCTCGGGGCCCCGGGAGCTCCTGAAGAAGTTCCGGCAGGCCAGGAGCCAGGTGGTCTTCTCGGCCGAGGAGCTCATCTACCCCGACCGCAGGCTGGAGGCCAAGTACCCAGTGGTGTCCGACGGCAAGAGGTTCCTGGGCTCCGGAG GCTTCATCGGTTATGCCCCCAGCCTCAGCAAGCTGGTGGCCGAATGGGAGGGCCAGGACAGTGACAGTGACCAGCTCTTTTACACCAAGATCTTCTTGGACAAGGAGAAGAGG GAGCGGATCAATATCACCCTGGACCACCGCTGCCGCATCTTCCAGAACCTGGACGGAGCCCTGG ATGAGGTTGTGCTGAAGTTTGAAATGGGCCACGTTCGAGCTCGAAACCTGGCCTACGACACCCTCCCAGTCCTGATTCATGGCAACGGACCCACCAAG ctgCAGCTGAACTACCTGGGCAACTACATCCCGCGCTTCTGGACCTTCGAGACCGGCTGTGTTGTGTGTGACGAGGGCCTACGAAGCCTCAAGGGCATCGGG GATGAAGCTCTCCCCTCAGTCCTGGTCGGCGTGTTCATCGAACAGCCCACGCCGTTCCTGTCTTTGTTCTTCAAGCGGCTCCTGCGCCTCCACTATCCCCAGAAACGGATGCGGCTTTTCATTCACAACCAT GAAAAACACCACAAGGCTCAGGTGGAGCAGTTCCTGGCGGAGCACGGCGGCGAGTACCAGTCTGTGAAGCTGGTGGGCCCCGAGATGCAGGTGGCGAACGCTGATGCCAGGAACATGGGCGC GGACTTGTGCCGGCAGGACCATGGCTGTACCTACTACTTCAGCGTGGATGCCGACGTGGCCTTGACCGAGCCCCAAATCCTGCGACTGCTGATTGAGCAGAACAA GAATGTCATCGCCCCGTTGATGACCCGCCATGGGAGGCTGTGGTCGAACTTCTGGGGAGCACTGAGTGCAGATGGCTACTATGCCCGCTCCGAGGACTACGTGGACATCGTGCAGGGGCGGCGTGT TGGCGTCTGGAATGTGCCCTACATCTCGAACGTCTACCTGATGAAAGGCAGTGCGCTGCGGGCTGAGCTGCAGCAGACAGACCTGTTCCGCCACAGCAAGCTGGACCCCGACATGGCCTTCTGCGCCAACATCCGCCAGCAG GATGTGTTCATGTTCCTGACCAACCGGCACACCTTCGGCCACCTGCTCTCCCTGGACAACTACCAGACCACCCACCTGCACAATGACCTCTGGGAGGTGTTCAGCAACCCTGAG gactGGAAGGAGAAGTACATTCACGAGAACTACACCAAGGCCCTGGCGGGGAAGCTGGTGGAGATG ccctgcccagatgTCTACTGGTTCCCCATCTTCACGGAGACGGCCTGTGACGAGCTGGTGGAGGAGATGGAGCATTATGGCCAGTGGTCTGTGGGCGATAACAAG GACAACCGCATCCAGGGCGGCTACGAGAACGTGCCGACCATCGACATCCACATGAACCAGATCAGCTTTGAGCGGGAGTGGCACAAGTTCCTGGTGGAGTACATCGCGCCCGTGACGGAGAAGCTCTACCCCGGCTACTACACCAGG GCCCAGTTCGACCTGGCCTTCGTCGTCCGCTACAAGCCTGACGAGCAGCCCTCGCTGATGCCACACCACGACGCCTCCACCTTCACCATCAACATCGCCCTGAACAGGGTCGGGGTGGATTACGAG GGCGGTGGCTGTCGGTTCCTGCGCTACAACTGCTCCATCAAAGCCCCCCGGAAGGGCTGGGCCCTCATGCACCCCGGGAGACTCACGCACTACCACGAGGGGCTCCCCACCACCAAGGGCACCCGCTACATCGCCGTCTCCTTCGTCGATCCCTAA